In Notamacropus eugenii isolate mMacEug1 chromosome 1, mMacEug1.pri_v2, whole genome shotgun sequence, one genomic interval encodes:
- the LOC140499144 gene encoding MIF4G domain-containing protein codes for MGEPSREEYEIQSFDAETQRLLKTALKEPGAVDLEKVANVIVDQSLKDCMFSKEAGRICYTIIQAESKQASQSVFRRGLLNRLQQEYQAREQLRARSLQGWVCYVTFICNIFDYLRVNNMPMMALVNPVYDCLFRMAQPDSLHKEEEVDCLVLQLHRIGEQLEKMNGQRMDELFGLLRDGFLLQDGLSSLSQLLLLELIEFRAAGWKTTPAAQKYYYSEVSD; via the coding sequence ATGGGTGAGCCCAGCCGTGAAGAGTATGAAATCCAGTCCTTTGATGCAGAGACCCAGAGGTTACTGAAGACTGCCCTCAAAGAACCTGGTGCTGTGGATTTGGAGAAAGTGGCCAATGTGATTGTGGACCAATCCCTGAAAGACTGTATGTTCAGCAAGGAAGCCGGACGCATTTGCTACACCATCATTCAGGCAGAGAGCAAGCAAGCCAGCCAGAGTGTCTTCCGTCGGGGCCTCCTCAATCGGCTGCAGCAGGAGTACCAGGCCCGGGAGCAGCTCCGAGCCCGATCCCTGCAGGGCTGGGTCTGTTATGTTACCTTCATCTGCAACATCTTTGACTACTTGAGGGTGAACAACATGCCTATGATGGCATTGGTCAATCCTGTCTATGACTGCCTTTTTCGAATGGCACAGCCTGACAGCCTGcacaaggaggaggaggtggactGCCTGGTGTTACAACTGCATCGAATTGGAGAGCAGCTGGAGAAAATGAATGGGCAGAGGATGGATGAGCTGTTTGGTCTTCTTCGTGATGGCTTCCTGCTCCAGGATGGGCTCAGCTCCCTGTCCCAGCTCTTGCTGCTAGAGCTTATTGAGTTCCGGGCTGCTGGCTGGAAGACCACACCTGCGGCCCAGAAATATTATTACAGTGAGGTTTCAGACTAG